TGATCGGCACCGATCCGGCGGCCGCCGGTTTCGCGGCGCAGCCGCCGAAGAAGGAGGCGTGGAACCCGCAGCGCGAGTCCCGCGAATCCGCTCGGGTCACCGAGGTCCCGACCCCTGCCCCGGCGCCCGCTCCGACCCCGACTCCGACCCCGGCACCTGAGCCGGTGCCGACGTGGGGGAGGCCGCGCGCGCTGGGTGGAGAGCCCGCCCCGGCCCCGCAACCGACACCCCAGCCGGTTCCTAAGCCGACGGCGGCGCCTGAGTCGGCCGGGGAAGAGTCGCAGCGCCGGCCGTGGGAGGCTGCCGTTGAACGCGGCCGTGCCAAGATGGCCGAGCGGGCCGCCCGCCCGTCCTTCGACGACGGTGTCCCTCTTCCGCCGGAGCCCATGGATGACGATGTTGAACCGGCCCCGCCGCGGGAGCCTGCACCGGAACCGGCGCCTGCGTCGGAGCCATCCCGTCGGGAGGAAGAGGAGATGATGGTCGAGGCGGCCCAGGAACCGGGCACGTTCGACCGTCGAGACGCGACGACAATCGCAGTCGAGCTGCTGGAGCAGGAGCTCGACGCACGGCGTCTGTGAGCCGGTAGACTTGCGCGCGTTCACTTCACACAACGAAAGGCCAGTCATGACCCAGCCGGATATGTCCCAGATTCTCGCCCAGGCGCAGGAGATGCAGGCGAAGCTGCAGCAGGCACAGCAGGAGATCCTCGCCTCCGAGGTGACCGGTACCGCCGGCAACAACCTGGTCACCGTCACCATGACCGGTGGCGGCGAGGTCACCAACGTGACCATCGACCCGCAGGTCGTGGACCCGGAGGACGTGGAGACCCTTCAGGATCTGGTCATGGGAGCCTTCCAGGACGCGCACGCCAAGGCCGGCGATCTCGCCGCGCAGAAGATGGGTCCGCTCTCCCAGGGGGGAGACCCGTTCGGCGGCATGCTGGGCTGATCGGGTGCCGGAAGTCGACCCCCGCAGTATTCAACTCGGGTAGCGTGGCGCTCACCGACCCATAAGAGGTGAGCCATGTTGAGTCGACTCGACGACCCGTTCTTCACGGATCCCACCGGTCCTGACCGCCCGCTCGTGTTGTTCCTGGGTGACGACATCGACGAGGAGGACCACGACATCCTGTTCCCCGCACTGCGGGACCGGGGTGTGGCGGTCGTCCGCGTCCACCCTGCTGATCTGGTTATTCGCCTGGACCGCGGGCGCATCATGCTCACGGTCCACGGTCGACAACTCGAACCGGACCTCGTCGTCGGCTGGGTGCTCGATGATCTGCTGCTGCCCGGCATGATCCAGCTCGATCTTTTCGCGCGTGCCGGCGTGCCGGTGATCAACGACGCACTCACTCTCTTCCGGGCACAG
This sequence is a window from Corynebacterium comes. Protein-coding genes within it:
- a CDS encoding YbaB/EbfC family nucleoid-associated protein, which encodes MTQPDMSQILAQAQEMQAKLQQAQQEILASEVTGTAGNNLVTVTMTGGGEVTNVTIDPQVVDPEDVETLQDLVMGAFQDAHAKAGDLAAQKMGPLSQGGDPFGGMLG